One stretch of Vulpes lagopus strain Blue_001 chromosome 12, ASM1834538v1, whole genome shotgun sequence DNA includes these proteins:
- the TMEM92 gene encoding transmembrane protein 92, with the protein MSDTWVPGLLPTLLLGLLTGPQQAAAKCGLFFTCPKGFKCCGDSCCQEYELFSSPLRIFVITFLIIIPLLCICCVAKRFCSNCGDQEQDPPVDREEPPDPPSIAPPERVRTSTFEPPPPYSEIILKPVLPPMEPPPPYSFMPEEHPGVPRGIDNPAF; encoded by the exons ATGTCCGACACCTGGGTCCCCGGCCTCCTACCCACCTTGCTGCTTGGCCTGCTGACGGGCCCCCAACAG GCTGCAGCCAAATGTGGGCTCTTCTT CACCTGCCCCAAAGGATTCAAATGCTGCGGTGACAGCTGCTGTCAAGAATATGAGCTCTTCTCCAGTCCTCTGAG GATTTTTGTCATCACCTTCCTCATCATCATACCCCTTTTGTGCATCTGCTGCGTGGCTAAGCGGTTCTGTAGCAACTGTGGAGACCAGGAGCAGGACCCCCCAGTGGATCGTGAGGAGCCCCCGGATCCACCCTCTATTGCCCCCCCAGAGAGGGTCAGGACGTCCACCTTtgagcccccacccccctacAGCGAG ATCATTCTGAAGCCTGTCCTGCCCCCCATGGAGCCACCCCCTCCCTACAGCTTCATGCCTGAGGAGCACCCTGGGGTGCCCAGGGGCATCGACAACCCAGCCTTCTGA